The following are encoded together in the Arcticibacterium luteifluviistationis genome:
- a CDS encoding FMN-binding glutamate synthase family protein — translation MKIREKFILLSIILLLAVAGIYIVWKPIIWTLVFMGPVILLGISDILQTKHSIRNNFPVIGNFRYLLEKIRPEIMQYFVETDTEGTPINRMFRSLIYQRAKKTNDTTPFGTQMDVYRAGYEWIDHSLYAVDHKDINPHPRVLVGGADCKQKYDASLLNISAMSFGSLSKNAILALNIGAKKGGFAHNTGEGGISPYHLEGEGDLIWQVGTGYFGCRTHEGNFCPDTFAKKATLDSVKMIEIKLSQGAKPGHGGILPAAKNTEEIAKIRDVKPHTDVNSPPSHSAFSSATGLMGFIKLLRDKSGGKPIGFKLCIGKKPEFIDICKAMVSTGIKPDFITIDGGEGGTGAAPIEFSNSIGMPLREGLAFAHDTLMFYDLKKDIKLIASGKIFTGFHIVRMLALGADMVNSARAMMLAIGCIQARECNTNTCPVGVATQNKSLMKGLNVPNKAERVTNFHHATLRSFSELVGAAGIRNLSELNRTHINRRISMTEVMNYSEIYPSALRKEV, via the coding sequence ATGAAAATAAGAGAAAAATTTATCCTACTGTCAATAATCCTACTTCTCGCAGTAGCAGGAATTTACATCGTTTGGAAACCAATCATTTGGACTTTAGTATTCATGGGTCCCGTTATTTTATTAGGGATAAGCGATATACTTCAAACCAAACATTCGATAAGAAATAATTTCCCGGTTATCGGAAATTTCAGATACCTCTTGGAGAAAATTCGTCCTGAAATAATGCAGTATTTTGTAGAAACAGATACGGAAGGGACACCGATTAATAGAATGTTTAGAAGCTTAATTTATCAAAGAGCAAAAAAAACAAACGATACAACACCATTCGGCACTCAAATGGACGTTTACCGAGCGGGTTATGAGTGGATAGATCATTCATTATACGCGGTAGATCATAAAGATATTAATCCACACCCTAGAGTACTTGTGGGCGGAGCAGATTGCAAACAAAAGTATGACGCTAGTTTATTAAATATCTCCGCTATGAGTTTTGGCTCTTTAAGTAAAAATGCCATTTTAGCTTTAAATATAGGTGCAAAAAAAGGAGGTTTCGCTCATAATACAGGAGAAGGGGGAATTAGTCCTTATCATTTGGAAGGTGAAGGAGATTTAATTTGGCAAGTAGGTACAGGTTATTTTGGATGTAGAACACATGAGGGTAATTTTTGCCCAGACACATTCGCTAAAAAAGCGACTTTGGATAGTGTAAAAATGATTGAAATAAAATTATCTCAAGGTGCCAAACCAGGCCATGGAGGAATTTTGCCCGCGGCTAAAAACACAGAAGAAATTGCGAAAATAAGAGATGTTAAACCACATACAGATGTAAATTCCCCTCCTTCACATTCTGCATTCTCATCTGCAACAGGGTTAATGGGTTTTATAAAATTACTTAGAGATAAGTCTGGAGGTAAACCTATTGGCTTTAAGTTATGTATAGGCAAAAAGCCAGAATTTATTGATATCTGCAAAGCAATGGTTTCTACGGGTATTAAACCAGATTTTATAACAATAGATGGAGGCGAAGGTGGTACCGGTGCGGCACCAATAGAATTTTCTAACTCCATAGGTATGCCTTTAAGAGAGGGACTGGCCTTTGCTCATGACACACTAATGTTTTATGATTTAAAAAAGGATATTAAACTAATTGCTTCTGGAAAAATATTCACAGGATTTCATATTGTCCGAATGCTGGCTTTAGGTGCAGACATGGTAAATAGTGCTAGAGCAATGATGCTTGCCATAGGTTGTATTCAAGCTAGAGAGTGTAATACAAATACCTGTCCTGTAGGAGTTGCCACACAAAATAAATCTTTGATGAAAGGCTTGAATGTTCCTAATAAAGCCGAAAGAGTAACAAATTTTCATCATGCTACTTTGCGTAGCTTTAGTGAGTTAGTTGGGGCTGCAGGCATCAGAAACTTATCTGAATTAAATCGAACACATATCAATCGAAGAATTAGTATGACTGAAGTGATGAACTATAGCGAGATATACCCTAGCGCACTTAGGAAAGAGGTGTAA
- a CDS encoding aldehyde dehydrogenase family protein: MLQITSPYDLSLIKEIPLVGKVEVEKALSTAYALFQDQSKWIAPHERIAILKRAASIMQSRLEELTKTATQEGGKPLVDSKIEVLRAINGVELAAEHIGQLKGEQIPMGLTKASENRIAFTSREPIGVVSSISAFNHPLNLIVHQVVTAVAAGCPVIVKPALTTPLSCLTLVDILKEAGLPDGWCQAIICDNDAAELLVTDSRINYFSFIGSAKVGWYLKSKLANGTRCALEHGGAAPVIVEKDADFETLLPSLLKGGFYHAGQVCVSVQRVFVHESICDDVANKLAEMASKLVVGDQMDEKTEVGPLILPREVDRVEEWVNEAIQAGTKVLCGGKRISNTCFEPTVLLDPPLDAKVSRLEIFGPVVCVYSYADRDKAIEIANSLDVHFQAAVFTKDLDVALDCVKKLNATAVMVNDHTAFRVDWMPFGGRDTSGIGMGGIQYSMHEMTREKLMVIKSKVL, from the coding sequence ATGTTACAAATAACATCACCTTACGATTTAAGCCTTATCAAAGAAATCCCTTTAGTTGGAAAAGTAGAAGTTGAAAAAGCATTATCAACGGCTTATGCTTTATTTCAAGACCAAAGTAAATGGATTGCTCCGCATGAGCGAATAGCCATTTTAAAAAGAGCAGCCTCCATCATGCAAAGCAGATTGGAAGAGCTTACAAAAACAGCAACTCAAGAAGGAGGAAAACCACTGGTCGATTCCAAAATTGAAGTTTTAAGGGCTATTAACGGAGTTGAATTAGCAGCAGAACATATAGGACAACTAAAAGGCGAACAAATTCCGATGGGTTTAACAAAGGCTTCCGAAAACAGGATTGCGTTTACAAGTAGAGAACCCATTGGAGTGGTGAGCTCCATAAGTGCCTTTAATCATCCATTAAACTTAATTGTACATCAGGTAGTAACAGCTGTTGCCGCCGGATGTCCTGTGATTGTAAAGCCTGCTCTAACTACTCCATTGTCTTGTTTAACATTGGTCGACATATTAAAAGAAGCTGGTTTGCCAGATGGTTGGTGTCAAGCTATTATTTGTGATAATGATGCTGCAGAACTTTTAGTCACAGATAGTAGAATAAATTATTTTTCATTTATTGGTTCTGCAAAAGTTGGCTGGTATTTAAAGTCAAAATTAGCTAATGGGACGCGATGTGCTTTAGAACACGGTGGAGCAGCTCCTGTAATAGTGGAGAAAGATGCAGATTTTGAAACACTCTTGCCATCTCTATTGAAAGGTGGTTTTTATCATGCTGGTCAGGTATGTGTTTCTGTGCAACGCGTTTTTGTTCACGAGAGCATTTGTGATGATGTTGCCAATAAACTAGCTGAAATGGCTTCAAAATTAGTAGTAGGAGACCAAATGGATGAAAAAACAGAGGTTGGGCCTTTGATTTTACCAAGAGAAGTAGATAGAGTAGAGGAATGGGTAAATGAAGCCATTCAAGCTGGAACCAAAGTGTTATGTGGAGGAAAGCGAATTTCAAATACTTGTTTTGAACCGACCGTATTATTAGACCCACCTTTGGATGCCAAGGTGTCTAGATTAGAGATTTTTGGTCCCGTGGTTTGCGTGTATTCCTATGCTGATAGAGACAAAGCAATTGAAATAGCCAATAGTCTTGACGTACATTTTCAGGCAGCCGTTTTTACAAAGGATTTAGATGTGGCTTTGGATTGTGTTAAAAAACTAAATGCCACAGCGGTTATGGTAAACGACCACACCGCTTTTAGAGTAGATTGGATGCCTTTTGGTGGTAGAGATACTTCAGGGATCGGGATGGGAGGCATACAATATTCTATGCATGAAATGACAAGAGAAAAACTAATGGTGATAAAAAGTAAAGTTTTATAA
- a CDS encoding acetolactate synthase large subunit yields the protein MKASDLFIKALENEGVEYIFGIPGEENLDMLNSLKDSKIKLILTRHEQGAGFMAATYGRLTGKPGVCLATLGPGATNLTTPAAYAQLGAMPMVMITGQKPIMKSKQGRFQIIDIVELFQPITKYTRQIVNGNLIPSMVREAFRLAIEERPGAVHLELPEDIAAEECEDRLFDVVGFRRPDANEVAIQEATKMLEEAKMPLLLIGAGANRQRTSDALSHLVESTGIPFFNTQMGKGVLDERHPLFLGTAALSSDDFLHCAINRADLIINVGHDVVEKPPFFMEKGGTKVIHVNFFPANVDEVYFPQLNVIGDIASSIMQLTGQIKDKSNWDFSYYERIKTEVESHLTRYVEDVRFPILPQRLVHIVREQLPDDGIVTLDNGVYKIWFARNYKCYQPNTLLLDNALATMGAGLASAMAAKLINPGKKVISVCGDGGFMMNSQELETATRLGLNMVVIILNDSSYGMIKWKQEGMGFESFGLDYKNPDFVKYAESYGAKGHRPTSDQSFREILKTCLNSDGVHVIDLAVDYSLNHSILNVLLKEKTCIL from the coding sequence ATGAAGGCATCAGATTTATTTATAAAAGCACTTGAAAACGAAGGTGTAGAGTATATTTTTGGAATTCCTGGCGAGGAAAACTTAGATATGCTAAACTCTCTGAAGGATTCTAAGATTAAATTAATTCTTACCCGTCATGAACAAGGAGCAGGTTTTATGGCTGCTACTTATGGTCGATTAACGGGGAAGCCTGGGGTCTGCCTAGCAACACTTGGACCTGGTGCCACCAATTTAACCACACCTGCGGCTTATGCTCAATTGGGAGCCATGCCTATGGTGATGATTACTGGCCAAAAGCCGATTATGAAATCTAAACAGGGTCGTTTTCAAATAATAGATATTGTTGAATTATTTCAACCAATCACAAAGTATACCCGACAAATAGTAAATGGGAATCTAATTCCGTCTATGGTTCGGGAAGCTTTTCGTTTGGCTATAGAAGAGCGGCCGGGAGCTGTTCATCTAGAATTACCAGAGGATATTGCTGCGGAAGAATGTGAAGACCGATTATTTGATGTAGTTGGGTTTAGAAGACCTGATGCCAATGAGGTGGCTATCCAAGAAGCCACAAAAATGCTGGAAGAGGCCAAAATGCCTTTATTGTTAATAGGAGCTGGTGCAAATAGACAAAGAACAAGTGATGCTTTGAGCCATCTCGTTGAGTCTACTGGGATTCCATTTTTTAATACACAAATGGGGAAAGGTGTTTTAGATGAACGGCATCCTCTATTTTTAGGAACAGCTGCTTTATCAAGTGATGACTTTTTACATTGTGCTATCAATAGAGCAGATTTAATTATAAATGTGGGTCATGATGTAGTGGAGAAACCACCATTTTTTATGGAAAAAGGTGGAACCAAAGTGATTCACGTCAACTTTTTTCCAGCTAATGTAGATGAAGTTTATTTTCCTCAATTAAATGTTATTGGAGATATAGCATCGTCGATAATGCAATTGACGGGTCAAATCAAAGACAAAAGCAATTGGGACTTTTCCTATTATGAAAGAATTAAAACGGAGGTAGAAAGTCATTTGACAAGATACGTTGAAGACGTTCGTTTCCCTATTTTACCACAAAGACTGGTACATATTGTGCGTGAACAATTACCAGATGATGGCATTGTAACCTTGGATAATGGTGTTTATAAGATTTGGTTTGCCCGAAATTATAAATGTTACCAACCCAATACACTTTTATTAGATAATGCCCTTGCCACTATGGGTGCAGGTTTGGCTTCTGCAATGGCTGCGAAGTTGATCAATCCAGGTAAAAAAGTGATTTCTGTTTGTGGAGATGGAGGGTTTATGATGAATTCTCAGGAACTAGAAACAGCTACTAGATTGGGTTTAAATATGGTAGTTATTATTCTAAATGATAGCTCTTATGGAATGATAAAGTGGAAACAAGAAGGGATGGGATTTGAAAGCTTCGGTTTAGATTATAAAAACCCTGATTTTGTAAAATATGCAGAAAGTTATGGTGCTAAAGGCCATAGACCTACTTCTGACCAAAGTTTTAGAGAAATCTTAAAAACTTGTTTAAACTCAGACGGTGTTCATGTCATTGATTTGGCGGTAGATTACTCACTAAATCATTCTATTTTGAATGTCCTGTTAAAAGAAAAAACCTGTATTCTTTAA
- a CDS encoding NRDE family protein, whose product MCTVTYLPVNNGYFLTSNRDEKTARPTLKPELYCTKNGKWIYPKDMIAGGSWIAVGEQKARCLLNGAMENHLPNTKQYKRSRGQVLLESLEFKDDRNFIEHVDLSETEPFTLILIDNTNKKFYLELKWDGKRKLVHELPINVPRIWSSVTLYSESIIEGRRAWYAKWLSSEVIQAEKMLEFHLFKHTDNSFENVLMERNNGDLKTVSVSQIVRYKDHSYFKYLDLLDNSQINHQLNPTELCIQDGQ is encoded by the coding sequence ATGTGTACTGTAACCTATCTACCTGTCAATAATGGCTACTTCCTCACCTCTAACAGGGATGAAAAAACAGCTAGGCCGACGTTAAAACCTGAATTATATTGTACTAAAAATGGCAAATGGATATATCCTAAAGATATGATAGCAGGTGGTAGCTGGATAGCCGTGGGAGAACAAAAAGCCCGATGTCTATTGAATGGAGCTATGGAAAATCACCTGCCTAACACCAAGCAATACAAAAGAAGCAGAGGTCAGGTTTTATTAGAAAGTCTGGAATTCAAAGACGATAGAAATTTCATTGAGCATGTTGATTTATCTGAAACTGAACCATTCACTCTTATCCTGATTGACAATACAAACAAGAAATTCTATCTTGAGTTAAAATGGGATGGTAAAAGAAAACTTGTACATGAACTACCGATAAATGTGCCTAGAATTTGGTCTTCTGTTACACTTTATTCCGAGTCCATAATAGAAGGAAGGAGAGCATGGTATGCTAAATGGCTAAGTTCAGAAGTCATCCAAGCTGAAAAGATGTTAGAATTTCATCTATTTAAACATACAGACAATTCCTTTGAAAACGTACTCATGGAAAGGAATAATGGCGACTTAAAAACAGTAAGCGTTAGTCAAATAGTACGATATAAAGATCACTCCTATTTTAAATATTTAGACCTTTTAGATAATAGTCAAATTAACCACCAATTAAACCCCACGGAACTATGTATTCAGGATGGGCAATAG
- a CDS encoding NAD(P)-dependent malic enzyme — MPDYYKKSIDLHKKLRGKIEISNKTKVESKEDLAVVYSPGVAQPCLAIQENPELAYDYTIKGNTVAIVSDGSAVLGLGNIGPKAAIPVMEGKAMLFKKFGGVDAFPICLDTQNPQEIIDTVKRISPVFGGVNLEDISAPRCFEIEAALQDIGIPVFHDDQHGTAIVTLAGILNSCKVLDKKFDELKVVVNGAGSAGVAISKLLRCISLDPSQCLSVREIIICDSKGIIHKNRTNLNSVKEELLTFSNPNNVEGYLQDAIKDADVFIGVSKGNILSAEDVKTMNINPVIFALANPEPEIAPEEAYKGGAAIVATGRSDYPNQVNNVLVFPGIFRGALDGRAKKITPIMKLAAAYALADCVENPTRERIIPSSFDEGIANKVSSAVANSCSVISEHNHNRI, encoded by the coding sequence ATGCCAGATTATTATAAAAAGTCAATTGACCTTCATAAAAAACTACGAGGAAAAATTGAAATATCAAATAAAACCAAAGTCGAATCAAAAGAAGACCTAGCAGTTGTTTATTCACCAGGCGTTGCTCAGCCTTGTTTGGCGATTCAGGAAAATCCGGAATTAGCTTATGATTATACCATCAAAGGGAATACTGTCGCAATAGTTTCTGATGGTTCTGCAGTATTAGGTTTAGGTAATATAGGACCAAAAGCTGCAATTCCAGTAATGGAAGGTAAGGCTATGTTGTTTAAGAAATTTGGAGGAGTAGATGCTTTTCCAATTTGTTTGGACACTCAAAATCCTCAAGAAATTATAGATACGGTCAAAAGAATTTCCCCTGTTTTTGGTGGTGTAAATTTAGAAGATATTTCTGCACCACGCTGTTTTGAAATTGAGGCAGCTTTGCAAGACATTGGTATTCCTGTTTTTCATGATGATCAGCATGGAACAGCCATTGTAACTTTAGCCGGAATATTAAATTCGTGTAAAGTATTGGATAAAAAATTTGATGAACTTAAAGTGGTAGTAAATGGAGCAGGATCTGCAGGTGTAGCCATTTCGAAATTACTAAGATGTATAAGTTTAGATCCTTCACAGTGTTTGTCTGTTAGAGAAATTATTATTTGTGATAGTAAAGGAATCATTCATAAAAACAGAACAAACTTAAATTCGGTAAAAGAAGAGTTACTAACCTTTTCTAATCCTAATAATGTTGAAGGTTATTTACAGGATGCCATTAAAGATGCCGATGTTTTTATTGGTGTAAGTAAAGGAAATATTTTATCTGCGGAAGATGTCAAAACAATGAATATCAATCCAGTAATTTTTGCTTTGGCAAACCCAGAGCCAGAAATTGCTCCAGAAGAAGCTTATAAAGGAGGTGCAGCTATTGTCGCAACAGGCCGAAGCGATTACCCTAACCAAGTAAATAATGTATTGGTATTTCCAGGAATTTTTAGAGGTGCATTAGATGGGCGAGCTAAAAAAATAACGCCAATCATGAAATTGGCTGCCGCTTACGCACTGGCTGATTGTGTTGAAAACCCTACAAGAGAGCGAATCATTCCTTCTTCATTCGATGAAGGTATAGCTAATAAAGTTTCGAGTGCCGTAGCCAATTCATGTTCAGTAATATCTGAGCATAATCATAATAGAATTTAA
- a CDS encoding FAD-dependent oxidoreductase, with product MNLKIKMFGAEWCPDCRRTKTFLEQNQIDFEYVNVDLNQEASQLVEKINNGKRIIPTLLINEKSFTNPQNFEIAAELGINDGKKLVLYGADWCPDCRRAKRFLTDNNIHLRFVDVDSNPEAADWVTKINNGKRIIPTITINEKPFTNPSNDTLTEALSLDKVSDDRIYDTIIVGGGAAGLTTAIYAQRDKYDSLILERKNIGGNAFITKKIENYPGFKEVSGPDLMDKMAEQAETLGAKIELGEDLKKITRKAEHFEIKTSSKTFLGKTIVLATGSTYRTLGIPGEKELIGAGVHFCATCDGAFYRDKELIIIGGGNSALEEGMFLASFVKKVTIIHRGDEFSATSTYVDKLSSFDNISFHLSTEPQKFNASENGVFESLSVLKDGKTFDIGADGVFIFIGLIPNTEVFEGFINLSDNGQILTKGLNETSMGGVFAAGDCRKGAIAQVAAATGEGVVASYGLREYLTNRT from the coding sequence ATGAATTTAAAAATTAAAATGTTTGGGGCCGAATGGTGTCCAGATTGTAGAAGAACCAAAACTTTCTTAGAACAAAATCAAATTGACTTTGAGTATGTCAATGTTGACCTAAATCAAGAGGCTTCTCAATTGGTAGAAAAAATTAACAATGGAAAAAGGATTATTCCCACCTTATTAATAAATGAGAAGTCTTTTACCAATCCTCAAAATTTTGAAATAGCTGCAGAGTTAGGCATAAATGATGGCAAAAAACTAGTTTTATATGGAGCCGATTGGTGTCCCGATTGCAGAAGAGCAAAACGTTTTTTGACAGATAATAATATTCATTTGAGATTTGTGGATGTAGACTCAAACCCCGAGGCGGCTGATTGGGTAACCAAAATAAATAATGGTAAGCGAATTATACCTACCATCACTATCAATGAAAAGCCCTTTACTAATCCTTCAAATGATACATTGACAGAGGCACTTTCTCTGGATAAAGTTTCTGATGATAGAATTTATGATACCATCATAGTGGGAGGCGGTGCAGCAGGACTTACTACGGCTATTTATGCCCAACGCGATAAGTATGACAGTCTAATTCTAGAAAGAAAAAATATTGGTGGTAATGCCTTCATTACTAAAAAAATAGAGAATTACCCCGGTTTCAAAGAGGTTTCAGGCCCCGATTTGATGGATAAAATGGCCGAGCAAGCAGAAACTTTAGGTGCAAAAATTGAACTTGGCGAAGACCTGAAAAAAATCACTCGTAAGGCTGAACATTTCGAAATCAAAACCTCTTCTAAAACCTTCTTGGGAAAAACCATCGTTTTGGCCACTGGAAGTACTTATCGTACGCTAGGAATACCTGGAGAAAAAGAACTTATAGGAGCTGGAGTACATTTTTGTGCCACATGTGATGGAGCCTTCTATAGAGACAAAGAGCTAATCATCATTGGTGGTGGCAACAGTGCTTTAGAAGAAGGAATGTTTTTAGCCAGTTTTGTTAAAAAAGTAACCATCATTCATCGAGGAGATGAGTTTAGTGCAACATCCACTTATGTAGATAAACTCTCAAGTTTTGACAATATTTCTTTCCATTTAAGTACCGAGCCTCAAAAGTTCAACGCATCAGAAAACGGCGTATTTGAATCTCTTAGTGTTTTGAAAGATGGTAAAACTTTCGACATTGGAGCTGACGGTGTATTTATTTTCATTGGCCTAATACCTAATACAGAAGTTTTTGAAGGGTTTATAAACCTATCTGACAATGGTCAAATATTGACCAAAGGCTTAAATGAAACCAGCATGGGTGGAGTATTTGCTGCAGGTGATTGCAGGAAAGGTGCCATAGCACAAGTAGCTGCCGCAACAGGTGAAGGTGTAGTGGCCAGTTATGGACTTAGAGAATACTTAACAAACAGAACATAA